The following coding sequences lie in one Candidatus Eremiobacterota bacterium genomic window:
- a CDS encoding alpha/beta fold hydrolase, whose amino-acid sequence MPSKQTFFPASVFAIVLLGAFAARGIAAESTGALPDGTYRYDVTVDGRSVGESTIVIQRNGGTITMGESASVGGVALVSHRTLDESTFATLGYVVDIGATHAGVTFLGNQATLTQAGAHARIFAAPGAPFFVNDNMVGGFAQVPATLHASSTNKLTLACVACGGFVAIRLDATNESSGNVTLRIKGIAVALHFDPHTYVLARADVPAQHATFTLTSYDPHVSALPQPVLPTPLPLPPARYTSRDVTIRADDGVMLAGTLTMPNAARGLVPAFVFVHGSGCLDRDETVGPNKIFAQLANRLSSDGYAVLRYDKRSCGRSGGTFAVRERLIRDAGDVIAYLRAQPGVDPARIFVLGHSEGGELAPSIAIADGRLRGIVLLAPPAFPLEKILMQQTLRDIDASARAATQREEQTQLDAIAAGKSPGAANAWLRSSFGIDPAAIIARVPCPILIVQGTKDIQVLAADTPRLVAAARAANRTVSVVMLQGDDHLFIALPPDEQSTGVEYYTPSYLDPALFLAIESWLAGQM is encoded by the coding sequence ATGCCTAGCAAGCAAACTTTTTTCCCGGCGAGCGTCTTTGCGATTGTTCTCCTCGGCGCGTTTGCAGCGCGCGGGATCGCAGCAGAAAGCACAGGCGCGCTGCCGGACGGGACGTATCGGTACGACGTCACAGTGGACGGGCGTTCCGTCGGCGAGAGCACGATCGTGATTCAGCGCAACGGAGGAACTATCACGATGGGCGAGAGCGCGTCGGTGGGCGGAGTCGCGCTGGTTTCGCATCGTACCCTTGACGAATCGACTTTCGCGACCCTTGGCTATGTCGTGGACATCGGCGCGACGCACGCCGGCGTGACCTTTCTTGGCAATCAAGCGACCCTAACGCAGGCGGGTGCCCACGCAAGAATTTTTGCTGCCCCCGGCGCGCCGTTTTTTGTCAACGACAACATGGTCGGGGGCTTCGCGCAGGTCCCCGCAACGTTGCACGCGAGCTCCACGAATAAGCTGACACTCGCCTGCGTCGCCTGCGGCGGTTTCGTCGCGATTCGACTCGACGCCACGAATGAAAGCTCGGGCAACGTTACGCTGCGCATCAAAGGCATCGCCGTCGCGCTCCATTTCGATCCGCACACCTACGTTCTCGCTCGCGCTGACGTCCCGGCGCAGCACGCCACGTTCACGTTGACTTCGTACGATCCGCATGTTAGCGCGCTGCCGCAGCCGGTGCTTCCAACACCGCTGCCGTTGCCGCCCGCGCGCTACACGTCGCGCGATGTGACAATCCGCGCCGACGATGGGGTCATGCTTGCCGGGACGCTCACGATGCCGAATGCGGCGCGGGGGCTGGTGCCGGCGTTCGTCTTCGTCCACGGCAGCGGCTGTCTCGACCGAGACGAGACGGTCGGTCCGAACAAAATTTTTGCGCAATTAGCAAACCGGCTATCGAGCGATGGCTATGCGGTCTTACGCTACGATAAACGCTCGTGCGGGCGCAGCGGGGGTACCTTTGCCGTCCGCGAGCGATTGATTCGCGACGCGGGCGACGTCATCGCCTATCTGCGTGCGCAGCCCGGCGTCGATCCCGCGCGGATCTTCGTGCTAGGACATAGCGAGGGCGGGGAGCTAGCGCCGAGTATCGCGATCGCCGACGGTCGGTTACGCGGCATCGTGCTGCTGGCACCCCCGGCATTTCCGCTCGAGAAGATCCTCATGCAGCAGACGCTACGCGATATCGATGCCTCGGCTCGCGCGGCGACGCAACGCGAAGAACAAACGCAACTCGACGCGATCGCCGCCGGGAAGAGCCCGGGTGCCGCGAACGCATGGCTGCGAAGCTCGTTCGGAATCGATCCCGCCGCGATTATCGCTCGCGTGCCATGTCCGATCCTCATCGTTCAAGGTACGAAGGACATCCAAGTGTTGGCCGCCGACACGCCCCGCCTGGTTGCCGCAGCGAGAGCCGCAAATCGAACCGTTTCCGTCGTCATGCTGCAAGGCGACGACCATCTTTTCATCGCGCTCCCACCCGACGAGCAGTCAACGGGCGTCGAGTACTATACCCCATCGTATTTGGATCCGGCGCTCTTCCTCGCGATCGAGAGCTGGCTCGCAGGTCAAATGTAA
- a CDS encoding glycosyltransferase family 39 protein — protein MVIHLGANPHYGFFRDELYFIICGFHPAWGYVDQPPLVPLLAAGSQLFGHSLFALRAVAAIFAAAGAYAAVLLAYEFGGGLFAAALTTFAYLAAPVLLSFGMKVGPDMAGLWLWPLAALYVVRIVNGADPRWWIAVGATIGFAIESKYSALFFAVAMLVGLTFTPERRVIASRWFAAGTLTAAVIALPNFLWQAAHAFPMWELLRNGASGKNLPASPGLFLFQQLLLTNLFAAPIWIVGLISLLTRASVRFLAYAYLILIAMMIALHAKHYYPADVYPILMAAGGVAIERWTQRALLVRSVIVATVVVAGLFFAPFALPVLSETAMLDYSVFVGHALHISRAATQTERRRTSALPEDWADMHGWPELASAVATVYYALPAQQRDKAAIVASNYGEAAAIDFFGGRYALPPAISGHNNYWLWGTHGYSGDVVIDVNGDCGRHDFPGLFRNARVVAHFNPPWAISYERNIPISVCTKITQPLAQLWPRLRTYI, from the coding sequence TTGGTCATCCATCTGGGAGCAAATCCGCACTACGGGTTCTTTCGCGACGAGCTCTACTTCATTATCTGCGGTTTTCATCCGGCTTGGGGTTACGTCGATCAGCCCCCGCTTGTGCCGCTGCTTGCGGCGGGATCGCAACTCTTCGGGCATTCACTCTTCGCGCTGCGAGCGGTCGCCGCAATCTTCGCAGCCGCCGGCGCCTACGCCGCCGTTTTGCTTGCGTACGAGTTTGGCGGCGGCCTCTTCGCCGCGGCTTTAACGACCTTTGCCTATCTCGCCGCACCGGTTCTACTCAGCTTTGGAATGAAGGTCGGTCCCGACATGGCCGGGCTCTGGCTCTGGCCGCTCGCCGCGCTCTACGTTGTGAGGATCGTCAACGGCGCCGATCCGCGGTGGTGGATCGCCGTCGGCGCGACGATCGGTTTTGCAATCGAGAGCAAATACAGCGCGCTCTTCTTTGCCGTTGCAATGCTTGTGGGTTTGACGTTCACGCCGGAGCGTCGCGTCATTGCGTCGCGCTGGTTCGCTGCGGGTACGCTGACCGCTGCGGTCATAGCGCTGCCAAACTTTCTCTGGCAAGCCGCCCATGCTTTTCCCATGTGGGAGCTGCTTCGCAACGGCGCCAGTGGCAAGAACCTGCCGGCAAGTCCCGGCCTCTTTCTATTTCAGCAGCTTCTGCTCACGAATCTTTTCGCTGCGCCGATTTGGATCGTGGGGCTTATCTCGCTGTTGACGCGCGCGAGCGTTCGTTTCCTCGCATACGCGTACCTCATCTTGATTGCGATGATGATTGCCCTGCACGCCAAGCATTACTATCCGGCTGACGTCTACCCAATCCTCATGGCGGCCGGCGGCGTTGCGATCGAGCGCTGGACGCAGCGCGCTCTCCTCGTGCGCAGCGTCATCGTTGCCACGGTCGTTGTCGCGGGCCTTTTCTTTGCGCCATTCGCGCTGCCGGTGCTTTCCGAGACGGCGATGCTCGATTATAGCGTTTTCGTCGGGCACGCGCTGCACATCTCGCGCGCCGCGACGCAGACCGAGCGCCGGCGCACTTCGGCGTTACCCGAAGACTGGGCCGACATGCATGGCTGGCCGGAGCTTGCCTCGGCGGTTGCAACAGTTTACTACGCGCTTCCCGCCCAGCAGCGCGATAAGGCGGCGATCGTCGCGAGCAACTACGGTGAAGCAGCCGCGATCGATTTTTTCGGTGGACGATACGCCCTGCCGCCCGCGATTTCGGGACACAACAATTACTGGCTCTGGGGAACACACGGGTATAGCGGCGACGTTGTCATCGACGTCAACGGCGACTGCGGGCGCCATGACTTTCCCGGACTATTCCGCAACGCACGAGTGGTTGCGCATTTCAACCCGCCGTGGGCCATCTCGTACGAACGGAACATACCGATCTCCGTTTGCACCAAAATTACCCAACCGCTCGCGCAGCTCTGGCCGAGGCTTCGGACTTACATTTGA
- the aceA gene encoding isocitrate lyase — translation MPIQPDPICRLLRRHIVSSNGRTYDLEHRWATDPRWEGIERRYGAESVYRLRGSFVPEQSLARMGAERLWRDLHSALPVTALGTLSGNQAVQAARAGLSALYCSGWQVAADANVAGEIYPDQSLYPVNSVPALVERLNNALARLDQIESLEGRGGTHWYLPIVADAEAGFGGALNVFELMKAMIRAGAAGVHFEDQLSSEKKCGHLGGKVLIPTQQAVRHLLAARLAADVLDVPAILIARTDANAAKLVTSDVDPNDRHFLTGERTPEGFFVTRAGIDACIARGLAYAPYADLVWMETSEPNLDEAQRFADAIHACHPRKLLAYNCSPSFNWNKKLDAATIAAFQERLAAMGYKFQFVTLAGFHALNHSFFKLAHDFKARGMTAYAEFQAEEFASEPLGYTATRHQREVGTGYFDEVARVIGGGNVSTTALEGSTEAAQFYEVATANGIA, via the coding sequence ATGCCAATCCAGCCCGATCCAATTTGCCGTTTATTGAGGAGGCACATCGTGAGCAGTAACGGCCGGACCTACGATCTCGAGCACCGCTGGGCGACCGATCCTCGGTGGGAGGGCATCGAACGACGCTATGGCGCCGAATCGGTCTATCGTCTCCGCGGCAGCTTCGTGCCCGAACAGAGCTTGGCGCGTATGGGCGCCGAGCGGTTATGGCGCGATCTGCATTCGGCGTTGCCGGTCACCGCGCTTGGGACCCTCAGCGGGAATCAGGCGGTGCAGGCCGCGCGCGCCGGCTTGAGCGCACTCTACTGTAGCGGCTGGCAGGTCGCCGCCGACGCGAACGTTGCCGGCGAAATCTATCCCGATCAGAGCTTGTATCCGGTTAACAGCGTCCCCGCGCTCGTAGAACGCCTGAACAATGCCCTGGCTCGCCTCGACCAGATCGAGTCGCTCGAAGGGCGCGGCGGAACACACTGGTACCTGCCGATCGTGGCCGACGCGGAAGCTGGGTTCGGGGGCGCCCTCAACGTTTTCGAGCTGATGAAAGCCATGATCCGCGCCGGCGCAGCCGGCGTGCACTTTGAAGATCAGCTCAGCTCGGAGAAGAAGTGCGGACATCTTGGCGGCAAAGTCTTGATTCCAACGCAACAGGCGGTGCGCCACCTGCTCGCGGCGCGCCTTGCAGCCGACGTGCTCGACGTTCCGGCTATTCTCATTGCCCGCACCGATGCGAATGCGGCGAAGCTCGTGACGAGCGACGTCGACCCGAACGATCGCCACTTTCTGACCGGAGAACGGACGCCCGAAGGATTCTTCGTCACCCGCGCGGGCATCGATGCCTGCATCGCTCGCGGCTTGGCGTACGCGCCCTACGCGGATCTCGTTTGGATGGAGACATCAGAACCGAATCTCGACGAAGCGCAACGGTTCGCCGATGCGATCCACGCGTGCCACCCGCGCAAACTTCTGGCGTATAACTGCTCCCCGTCGTTCAACTGGAACAAGAAACTCGACGCCGCCACGATCGCGGCGTTCCAAGAGCGGCTCGCTGCGATGGGGTATAAATTTCAATTCGTCACCTTGGCCGGCTTTCACGCGCTCAATCACAGTTTCTTTAAGCTCGCGCACGATTTCAAAGCGCGCGGCATGACCGCTTACGCCGAGTTTCAAGCAGAAGAGTTCGCCAGCGAGCCGCTTGGATATACCGCGACGCGCCATCAACGCGAGGTGGGCACCGGCTATTTCGACGAAGTCGCGCGCGTGATCGGCGGAGGAAACGTTTCAACGACGGCGCTGGAAGGTTCGACTGAAGCCGCGCAATTTTACGAGGTCGCCACCGCCAACGGCATAGCATGA
- a CDS encoding DUF2723 domain-containing protein, protein MTPARRMATLAAFAVPAVVYIACASSEPGSWDTAELQGVPYVLGISHPTGFPFYTLLGYVWSHGIPLDSVAWRMNAMSGIAIGLTCAAACGIAFEFGAGITVALLASLWFAFSPNIWAHAVRAEAQDLALACEAIALYAFVRWLRGGGDAWFAAAFALCGLGMAAHPNALWILPALIVGAAIAPRRPARALCARSGALLAAALMLYAYLPLRSAYVVVHHLDPAAQLPRAAGGIFWNYNDPHTLRGLRLELTGSESETPKYLLASFNPAHFGTAAWTFFTTIRAEYDLGALLLVAIGFGVAWRRNWRVALVVGIACTAGLLFSVVYPNESDVGRYRMLASWLAVPLLGALTPQSRRGRALVWSGLLIVFLAVGASMSLERQRGFFDRVAGEGGRWIIGAVRPYVAPGNVVVTGWLDATSLAYGAYVDRSLAGRIVVSDDKLDMPLYRQWARQRLVFVVVDPRDVDALDGAIDVAALDRWHELYEVTP, encoded by the coding sequence GTGACGCCCGCGCGCCGCATGGCGACGCTGGCAGCCTTTGCGGTGCCCGCGGTCGTTTACATTGCGTGCGCCTCATCGGAGCCAGGATCGTGGGATACGGCCGAACTGCAAGGGGTGCCGTATGTTCTCGGCATTTCACACCCTACAGGCTTTCCGTTCTACACGCTGTTGGGCTACGTGTGGTCTCACGGTATTCCTTTGGATTCAGTGGCGTGGCGTATGAACGCGATGAGCGGGATAGCGATCGGCCTCACATGCGCAGCCGCCTGCGGCATCGCATTCGAATTCGGCGCCGGCATTACGGTCGCTCTGCTCGCCAGTCTGTGGTTTGCATTCTCGCCGAACATTTGGGCGCACGCCGTCCGGGCCGAAGCGCAGGATCTCGCGCTCGCCTGCGAAGCCATCGCCCTTTACGCGTTCGTCCGATGGCTGCGCGGTGGCGGCGACGCCTGGTTCGCTGCCGCTTTCGCGCTTTGTGGTCTGGGGATGGCGGCGCATCCCAACGCATTGTGGATTCTCCCGGCGTTGATCGTCGGTGCGGCCATTGCGCCTCGGCGGCCCGCGCGTGCGCTTTGTGCGAGGTCGGGAGCGCTCCTCGCCGCCGCCCTCATGCTCTATGCGTATCTTCCCTTGCGCTCGGCGTACGTCGTCGTGCATCATCTCGATCCGGCGGCGCAGCTGCCCAGAGCGGCCGGCGGAATTTTTTGGAACTATAACGACCCGCACACACTGCGCGGGCTAAGGCTCGAACTGACCGGGAGCGAATCCGAGACGCCAAAGTACTTGCTTGCATCGTTCAATCCCGCGCATTTCGGGACTGCCGCCTGGACCTTCTTCACGACCATCCGCGCAGAATATGATCTCGGCGCGCTCCTCCTCGTAGCGATTGGATTCGGCGTCGCGTGGCGACGCAACTGGCGCGTCGCATTGGTCGTCGGAATCGCATGCACCGCCGGATTACTTTTCTCGGTAGTTTATCCGAACGAAAGCGACGTTGGCCGCTACCGCATGCTGGCATCGTGGCTGGCCGTACCGCTGCTTGGTGCACTGACGCCGCAATCGCGACGCGGACGCGCTCTCGTTTGGAGCGGCCTGCTCATCGTTTTTTTGGCGGTGGGCGCAAGCATGAGCCTCGAGCGCCAGCGCGGATTCTTCGATCGCGTTGCGGGTGAAGGTGGCCGCTGGATCATCGGAGCGGTGCGCCCGTACGTGGCACCGGGCAACGTCGTCGTCACCGGCTGGCTCGACGCTACGTCGCTCGCCTACGGTGCGTACGTCGACCGTTCGCTGGCGGGACGCATTGTGGTCTCCGACGATAAACTCGACATGCCGCTCTACCGGCAATGGGCGCGCCAACGCTTAGTATTCGTGGTCGTCGATCCTCGGGATGTCGACGCGCTGGACGGCGCGATCGACGTAGCGGCGCTCGACCGATGGCACGAACTCTACGAAGTCACGCCCTAG
- a CDS encoding PDZ domain-containing protein — MDFGYYRYPSIAGERVLYVCEDDIWSVSAQGGAAKRLTVSLGTCSFPRLSPDGDWIAFVSTDEGNPEIYVMPARGGEPQRLTFLGASMLWTCAWSADGTEIYFVANPTTWYEGETRPFAVSREGGTPRELDIGHARALAFGPNGRMAIGRNAADPARWKRYRGGTSGEIWLDAQGAGKFEKLPLPDGNPCWPMWIGDRIYFLADHEGIGNIYSCALDGGGVVRHTHETEYYARFPSTDGTRIVYTAGGDIGVLDIASDTARRLEVATQSPMQQTTRRFEKASESLEHFVPNPEGTQIAFDSRGQEFTMPLFEGAPTRHGGRARTRLTQWLHDGDHLVSVTDVNGYEQIALRRADASGDPKLLTNGDIGRVTDMVCSPTSSTVAFTNHRHDLCLLDVDGGHVRVVDTCPSHRIQDLAFSPDGRFLAYVWWPAHGTSIIRVVKVRSGKVHDVSSPLRMDKSPAWDPDGKYLYFISTRDFNPVYDALQFDLSFPQASRPFVVTLRNDVPSPFVPKPKPIHHEHHHEHERSNNKPQKPADVEIDFDGITGRVLGFPVDEGEYDQIVAVRERVLFTKFAVRGIKPTRREDLEGDGHGVLLGYDFDQQRLATIAPECDEIRLGADGRTLIYRAKDRLRAIDALNELPEEGDEQKPPGEPGRKSGWLDLDRASVEIVPRDEWAQMYREAWRLQAEHFWVEDMSDIDWDRVYDRYAVLLPRIRTRGELSDLIWEMQGELGTSHAYEWGGDYREPPQYQRGFLGADLRWDEGRGGYCVVRIYRGDSWNREHDSPLAEPGLDVREGDCIVAIGGKRLSRDVTPDRLLVNASGKNISVTLRGKKGAERTVLVKALDNEAALRYRAWVEENRRVVHERSGERVGYLHIPDMGPWGFSEFHRGYLGEFDRKGLIVDVRYNRGGHVSPLLIEKLARKRIGYDAPRYGAPVPYPPESVGGPIVALTNQFAGSDGDIFSHAFKLYKLGPLVGKRTWGGVVGIEPYHHLVDGTLTTQPEFSFWFVDVGWGVENYGTDPDYDVDIAPHDYRAGKDPQLELALELMDRALETHLELRPDLSTRPSLPLPTLA, encoded by the coding sequence ATGGATTTTGGTTATTATCGCTATCCGTCGATAGCAGGCGAGCGCGTTCTCTATGTCTGCGAGGACGACATCTGGAGCGTTTCCGCTCAAGGTGGCGCCGCAAAGCGTCTGACCGTCAGCCTTGGAACGTGTTCGTTTCCGCGTCTCTCGCCCGACGGCGACTGGATTGCCTTCGTCTCGACCGACGAAGGCAATCCTGAGATTTACGTAATGCCGGCACGTGGCGGCGAGCCGCAGCGACTAACGTTTCTTGGCGCTTCGATGCTCTGGACGTGCGCCTGGAGCGCCGATGGAACCGAGATCTACTTTGTCGCAAACCCGACGACGTGGTATGAAGGCGAGACCAGGCCATTTGCGGTTTCGCGAGAGGGTGGCACGCCGCGAGAGCTTGACATCGGACACGCGCGCGCCCTCGCATTCGGCCCCAACGGCCGCATGGCGATCGGGCGAAACGCGGCCGACCCGGCGCGCTGGAAGCGCTACCGCGGAGGAACGTCGGGCGAGATTTGGCTGGACGCGCAAGGCGCCGGCAAGTTTGAGAAACTTCCGCTCCCCGACGGCAACCCGTGTTGGCCGATGTGGATCGGCGATCGCATCTATTTCCTCGCCGACCACGAAGGCATCGGCAACATTTACTCGTGCGCGCTCGACGGCGGCGGAGTCGTCCGCCACACGCACGAGACCGAGTACTACGCGCGCTTTCCTTCTACAGACGGTACGCGCATCGTCTACACGGCGGGCGGTGATATCGGCGTGCTCGACATCGCGAGCGATACCGCGCGGCGCTTGGAGGTTGCGACGCAGTCGCCAATGCAGCAGACGACGCGCCGCTTCGAAAAAGCATCCGAATCGCTCGAGCATTTCGTTCCCAACCCCGAGGGCACGCAGATCGCTTTCGACTCGCGCGGCCAAGAGTTTACGATGCCGCTCTTCGAGGGTGCACCGACCCGTCATGGCGGCCGCGCGCGCACGCGGCTGACGCAGTGGCTGCACGACGGCGACCATCTGGTTTCCGTTACCGACGTCAACGGCTACGAGCAAATCGCGCTTCGCCGCGCCGATGCAAGCGGCGACCCCAAGCTGCTCACCAACGGAGACATCGGACGCGTTACCGACATGGTCTGTTCGCCGACGAGCTCGACCGTTGCCTTTACAAATCACCGCCACGATCTCTGCCTGCTCGATGTGGACGGCGGTCACGTACGCGTCGTCGACACGTGCCCATCGCATCGCATCCAAGATCTCGCCTTTTCGCCGGACGGGCGTTTCCTGGCATATGTGTGGTGGCCGGCGCACGGTACGTCGATCATTCGGGTCGTGAAGGTTCGCTCCGGCAAGGTGCACGACGTGAGCTCGCCGTTACGGATGGACAAATCGCCGGCGTGGGATCCCGACGGCAAGTATCTCTATTTCATTTCCACTCGCGACTTCAACCCGGTATACGATGCGCTCCAATTCGACCTCAGTTTTCCGCAAGCGAGCCGGCCGTTCGTCGTAACGCTGCGCAACGACGTACCATCGCCCTTCGTACCGAAGCCCAAGCCCATTCATCACGAGCACCATCACGAGCACGAGCGCTCGAACAACAAACCGCAAAAGCCAGCCGACGTGGAAATCGATTTCGACGGAATCACCGGTCGAGTGCTCGGCTTCCCCGTGGACGAGGGAGAATACGACCAGATCGTCGCCGTGCGCGAACGCGTTCTCTTCACGAAATTCGCCGTACGCGGCATCAAGCCGACGCGACGCGAGGATCTCGAGGGCGACGGGCACGGAGTTCTCTTGGGTTACGATTTCGATCAACAACGGCTGGCGACGATTGCGCCCGAATGCGATGAGATTCGCCTTGGCGCCGACGGGCGTACCTTGATCTATCGCGCGAAAGACCGATTGCGCGCGATCGACGCGCTCAACGAGCTTCCCGAAGAAGGCGACGAGCAGAAACCCCCCGGTGAGCCGGGGCGTAAGAGCGGTTGGCTCGACCTCGATCGCGCGAGCGTCGAGATCGTGCCCCGCGACGAATGGGCGCAGATGTATCGTGAAGCGTGGCGCTTACAGGCCGAGCATTTTTGGGTCGAAGACATGAGCGACATCGATTGGGATCGCGTCTACGACCGGTACGCGGTCCTGCTTCCGCGCATCCGCACCCGCGGCGAGCTCTCGGATTTGATTTGGGAGATGCAGGGCGAGCTGGGCACCTCGCACGCGTACGAATGGGGTGGCGATTACCGGGAGCCGCCTCAGTACCAGCGCGGTTTTCTCGGTGCGGATTTGCGCTGGGACGAAGGGCGCGGCGGTTACTGCGTCGTGCGGATCTATCGAGGCGATTCGTGGAATCGCGAGCATGACTCGCCCTTGGCCGAACCGGGCCTCGACGTGCGCGAGGGCGACTGCATCGTCGCCATCGGCGGCAAGCGACTCTCCCGCGACGTCACACCGGACCGGTTGCTGGTCAATGCCTCGGGCAAGAACATCTCCGTAACCCTGCGCGGGAAAAAAGGGGCCGAGCGGACCGTGCTCGTCAAAGCGCTCGACAACGAAGCGGCGCTGCGCTACCGCGCCTGGGTCGAGGAGAACCGCCGCGTCGTGCACGAGCGAAGTGGCGAGCGCGTCGGATATCTGCACATTCCCGACATGGGACCGTGGGGATTCTCGGAGTTTCATCGCGGATATCTCGGCGAGTTCGACCGCAAGGGGCTGATCGTCGACGTGCGCTACAATCGCGGCGGCCACGTTTCGCCTTTGCTCATCGAAAAGCTGGCGCGCAAGCGCATCGGCTACGACGCGCCGCGCTATGGTGCGCCGGTTCCTTATCCGCCGGAATCGGTTGGGGGACCGATCGTTGCGCTCACCAATCAGTTCGCGGGCTCCGACGGCGACATTTTCAGTCATGCGTTCAAGCTCTACAAGCTGGGGCCGCTCGTCGGCAAACGCACGTGGGGCGGCGTTGTCGGCATCGAACCGTACCATCATCTCGTCGACGGGACGCTGACGACCCAACCTGAGTTTTCGTTTTGGTTCGTCGACGTCGGCTGGGGCGTCGAGAACTACGGCACCGACCCCGACTACGACGTCGACATCGCGCCGCACGATTATCGCGCCGGAAAAGACCCGCAACTCGAACTGGCGTTGGAACTCATGGATCGCGCGCTCGAAACGCACCTCGAACTGCGACCCGACCTTTCGACACGCCCGTCCCTGCCGCTGCCGACCCTGGCGTGA
- a CDS encoding glycoside hydrolase family 125 protein yields MFARWAGVALAGILAFQSVAPANGETLVVPLTGKRARDIETESLFHTLFHDFSLQDDATTYVQSGDIPAMWLRDSSAQTIPYIRFQRIYPVLRARFAGVIERNARNIISDPYANALQSDYAVWERKWEVDSLAWPVILASVYWRSTADATVFTPDLHRALATIVATYECEQHHRTCGRYRYPQLVYTNDAYNAGTGMIWGAFRPSDDPVEYRFNIPQNAIAVVAMRDVAQLALDGYGDGALSARAKAVGARVQDGIASYGRFYDSTRRAWMYAYETDGLGRFNLMDDANIPNLTTLPYIDWCSPFDATYLATRTFALSMDNPFYFSGRYAQGLGSPHTPYGYVWPLGVIGRALTATSSIEVATAVTTLAETDGESGLIHESFYPDGYWRYTRPEFGWANALGAELFFRSLAGEPATQFAWDGPILPFQRRTRTPMLVPYFTQIENAAEIVDTLGRLLHASGGMPHQ; encoded by the coding sequence GTGTTTGCGCGTTGGGCCGGCGTCGCCCTCGCGGGGATCCTAGCGTTCCAATCGGTTGCGCCCGCAAACGGCGAAACGCTCGTCGTCCCGCTCACCGGCAAGCGTGCTCGCGACATCGAGACCGAGAGTCTTTTTCACACGCTCTTTCATGACTTTTCGCTCCAAGACGATGCGACGACCTACGTACAATCGGGCGATATTCCGGCGATGTGGCTGCGGGACTCGTCGGCGCAAACCATCCCATACATCCGCTTTCAGCGAATCTATCCCGTCTTGCGTGCTCGCTTCGCCGGCGTCATCGAGCGCAACGCGCGCAACATTATCTCCGACCCCTATGCAAATGCCCTTCAATCGGATTACGCCGTATGGGAGCGAAAATGGGAGGTCGATTCGCTCGCATGGCCGGTGATTCTCGCATCGGTTTATTGGCGTTCGACGGCTGATGCAACGGTTTTCACGCCCGATCTTCACCGCGCGCTGGCGACGATCGTCGCCACGTACGAATGCGAGCAGCACCATCGAACGTGCGGCCGCTATCGATATCCTCAACTCGTCTACACGAACGACGCTTACAATGCCGGCACCGGAATGATTTGGGGCGCTTTCCGGCCGTCCGACGATCCGGTCGAATACCGTTTCAATATTCCGCAGAATGCGATTGCCGTGGTCGCAATGCGGGACGTTGCGCAGCTAGCGCTCGACGGTTACGGCGACGGCGCGCTTTCGGCCAGGGCGAAGGCAGTCGGCGCGCGCGTGCAGGACGGGATCGCGAGTTACGGTCGTTTCTACGACTCCACCCGCCGCGCATGGATGTACGCGTACGAAACCGATGGTTTGGGGCGCTTCAATCTGATGGACGATGCCAACATCCCCAATCTCACAACACTGCCATACATCGATTGGTGCTCTCCGTTCGACGCCACTTACCTCGCGACGCGCACCTTTGCGCTGAGCATGGACAATCCGTTTTATTTTTCCGGCCGGTACGCCCAAGGCTTGGGAAGTCCGCACACGCCGTACGGCTACGTCTGGCCCCTCGGCGTCATCGGGCGCGCTCTCACCGCAACGTCGTCAATCGAGGTGGCAACCGCAGTCACCACTCTCGCCGAGACCGATGGCGAGAGTGGGCTCATACACGAAAGCTTTTATCCCGACGGATACTGGCGCTACACGCGGCCCGAGTTCGGATGGGCAAACGCTCTGGGCGCCGAGCTCTTTTTCCGCAGCCTAGCCGGAGAACCGGCGACGCAGTTTGCATGGGACGGACCCATCCTTCCATTCCAGCGGCGGACGCGGACGCCGATGCTGGTGCCGTACTTTACGCAGATCGAAAACGCCGCCGAAATCGTCGATACGCTCGGACGACTCCTGCACGCGTCCGGCGGGATGCCGCATCAGTAG